The following are from one region of the Hemitrygon akajei chromosome 6, sHemAka1.3, whole genome shotgun sequence genome:
- the dhcr7 gene encoding 7-dehydrocholesterol reductase — MITTESSAAVKRQRKDSGNGGDPDEKKHLGQWGRAWEVDWFSLASVVFLLLCAPLIVFYFVMSCDQFQCALSGPLLSVYSGKTSISDIWDRAPSFSWTAAKIYTLWICFQVFLYICVPDVCHKLFPGYIGGIQNGAYTPAGLINKYEINGLQAWIITHSLWFANANYLHWFSATIIFDHWIPLLWCANILGYAVAIFAMLKAYFFPTNANDCKFTGNFFYDFMMGIEFNPRLGKWFDFKLFFNGRPGIVAWTLINLSFAAKQQELYGQVTNSMILVNVLQAVYVLDFFWNETWYLKTIDICHDHFGWYLGWGDCVWLPYLYTLQGLYLVYNPVQLSTGTAIAVLLLGLVGYYIFRMANHQKDLFRRTGGNCEIWGKKPKYIECTYLSIDGTTHHNKLLISGFWGLARHLNYTGDLMGSLSYCLACGFGHLLPYFYIIYMSILLVHRCIRDEHRCLNKYGKDWRRYTDKVAYRLLPGVF; from the exons ATGATAACTACAGAGTCTTCAGCTGCTGTGAAAAGGCAAAGGAAGGATTCAGGAAATGGAGGTGATCCCGATGAGAAGAAACACCTGGGGCAATGGGGCAGGGCCTG GGAGGTCGACTGGTTTTCTTTGGCATCTGTAGTCTTCCTGCTCCTGTGCGCTCCGTTGATTGTATTCTACTTCGTGATGTCTTGCGACCAGTTCCAGTGTGCTCTGTCCGGTCCTCTTCTCAGTGTGTACTCGGGCAAAACCAGCATCAGTGACATCTGGGATCGAGCACCATCCTTCAGCTGGACGGCTGCTAAAATCTATACCCTCTGGATATGCTTTCAA GTGTTTTTGTACATTTGTGTGCCTGACGTTTGCCATAAGTTGTTTCCTGGCTATATTGGCGGTATTCAAAATGGTGCATACACTCCTGCAG GGCTGATCAATAAATATGAGATCAATGGATTACAGGCCTGGATTATCACCCATAGTCTCTGGTTTGCCAATGCCAACTATCTGCACTGGTTCTCCGCCACCATCATATTTGATCATTGGATTCCTCTCCTGTGGTGTGCCAACATCCTGGGCTACGCAGTGGCAATATTTGCAATGTTGAAGGCATATTTCTTCCCCACCAATGCAAATGATTG caaattcactggcaattttttctacgaCTTCATGATGGGGATTGAATTTAATCCACGCCTAGGGAAGTGGTTTGACTTCAAGCTTTTCTTCAATGGCCGACCTGGTATTGTTGCATGGACTCTGATCAACCTCTCCTTCGCTGCTAAACAGCAAGAGTTGTATGGCCAAGTGACCAATTCTATGATCTTAGTAAATGTGTTGCAG GCAGTTTAtgtgctggatttcttctggaatGAAACTTGGTATCTAAAGACGATTGATATCTGCCACGATCATTTTGGCTGGTACTTGGGTTGGGGAGACTGTGTGTGGCTTCCGTACCTTTACACTCTGCAG GGTCTGTATCTCGTCTACAACCCAGTCCAGCTGTCAACTGGCACAGCAATTGCTGTTCTTCTCTTGGGGTTGGTTGGCTACTACATCTTCAGAATGGCCAACCACCAGAAGGATCTCTTCCGGCGCACAGGGGGCAACTGTGAGATATGGGGCAAGAAGCCCAAGTACATTGAATGCACCTACTTGTCCATCGATGGCACAACGCACCACaacaaactgctgatctccggATTCTGGGGGTTGGCACGCCATCTTAACTACACTGGCGATCTTATGGGCTCCCTTTCTTACTGCCTGGCCTGTGGATTTGGACACCTCCTGCCATATTTCTACATTATTTACATGTCTATCTTGCTGGTCCACCGCTGTATCAGGGATGAACACCGATGCCTGAACAAATATGGCAAAGACTGGAGGCGTTATACAGATAAAGTGGCTTATCGTCTTTTACCTGGGGTATTTTAG